Proteins from a genomic interval of Erwinia sp. SLM-02:
- a CDS encoding DUF4222 domain-containing protein translates to MDDERFIETDQQYRDRRGVIVRVTGYDRQERRIIFMRPNYPHPCFVPKWYFEKYFRKFEGKGEG, encoded by the coding sequence GTGGATGACGAACGTTTCATTGAAACCGATCAGCAATACCGCGATCGGCGCGGCGTTATTGTTCGCGTCACAGGTTACGACCGCCAGGAACGCAGGATCATTTTTATGCGGCCGAATTATCCGCACCCATGCTTTGTGCCGAAATGGTATTTCGAGAAGTATTTCAGGAAGTTTGAAGGGAAAGGCGAAGGCTGA
- a CDS encoding helix-turn-helix domain-containing protein — protein sequence MQTISDRLKQKRAELNLTQAELASKAGVKQQSIQQIEAGLTKRPRFLIEIAHALQCDPAWLQHGVKQGNAA from the coding sequence ATGCAAACTATCTCGGACCGCCTCAAACAAAAACGGGCGGAGCTCAACCTGACACAGGCTGAATTAGCCAGTAAGGCTGGAGTTAAACAGCAGTCCATCCAACAGATCGAAGCTGGTTTGACGAAGCGCCCGCGGTTTTTGATTGAGATTGCCCATGCACTGCAGTGTGACCCAGCCTGGCTCCAGCATGGAGTCAAGCAAGGTAATGCTGCCTAA
- a CDS encoding LexA family protein — MTIAARVLAKRNELGLTQTELAERAGTTQQAIVQLESGKTKRPRYLPELAKALGCEIEWLLDGKDVVTGDNVTGFRPYSPGRKYPVLSKVQAGAWGEAIEAYTVKDIDHWLESDAHVQGESFWLEVDGDSMTAPMGLSIPEGTFVLFDTGREAVNGSLVVAKLIDDNEATFKKLVIDGSQKYLKGLNPQWPMVPINGNCRIIGVAIETKLRLV; from the coding sequence ATGACGATCGCGGCGCGTGTCCTTGCGAAAAGAAATGAGCTTGGACTAACGCAAACAGAACTGGCAGAAAGAGCCGGCACAACTCAACAAGCGATTGTTCAGTTGGAGAGTGGTAAAACTAAACGCCCCCGCTACCTCCCCGAGCTGGCGAAAGCTCTCGGCTGCGAGATCGAATGGCTTCTTGATGGTAAAGACGTTGTGACGGGCGATAATGTTACTGGTTTCCGCCCATACTCTCCCGGCCGAAAATATCCTGTCCTGAGCAAGGTCCAGGCAGGTGCCTGGGGAGAGGCCATTGAGGCCTATACGGTAAAGGATATCGATCACTGGCTAGAGTCAGACGCACATGTGCAGGGTGAGTCATTCTGGTTGGAAGTGGACGGAGATTCGATGACGGCGCCGATGGGCCTGAGTATTCCAGAAGGTACTTTCGTGCTTTTCGATACTGGGCGTGAGGCGGTGAATGGCAGCCTGGTAGTTGCAAAGCTGATCGACGATAACGAAGCCACGTTCAAAAAGCTGGTGATCGACGGTAGCCAAAAGTACCTGAAAGGGCTTAACCCTCAGTGGCCAATGGTGCCGATCAACGGTAACTGCCGGATTATCGGTGTAGCGATTGAAACTAAGCTTCGGCTGGTATAA
- a CDS encoding putative hemolysin: protein MKKILITALPVLIASCAAHNEQPKMIGMANPASVYCQKIGGKLDIVKEPAGEVGYCTLPGGERIEEWTLYRRDNK, encoded by the coding sequence ATGAAAAAAATACTGATTACCGCACTACCAGTGCTTATCGCCTCGTGTGCAGCGCACAACGAGCAGCCGAAGATGATTGGCATGGCTAACCCGGCCTCGGTGTACTGCCAGAAAATCGGCGGCAAGCTAGACATCGTTAAGGAACCCGCTGGAGAGGTAGGCTACTGCACCCTCCCAGGCGGCGAACGGATTGAAGAGTGGACTCTTTACAGGCGCGATAACAAATAA
- a CDS encoding YoaK family small membrane protein, with translation MKIGYLFPAACSIAGVVLLVWFIASGAWMPGG, from the coding sequence ATGAAGATCGGCTATCTGTTCCCAGCTGCCTGCAGCATAGCAGGCGTAGTGCTTCTGGTTTGGTTTATCGCGAGTGGTGCTTGGATGCCTGGCGGTTAA
- the exoX gene encoding exodeoxyribonuclease X has protein sequence MTILRVIDTETTSLEGGVCEIASVDIVDGVICNPMSDYVKPPEPISIAAMALHHITEADVADSPPIDAVIDRYLGADVYVAHNAKFDRSKLPQITAPWICTMKLSRKLWPELESHGNQFMRYHLGVNANVPEGLHAHRALYDCYVTAAVLIEINRHARFTIAQMREITSLPSLLHTMRFGKHKGKTFEEIGATDRGYLKWCLANMDLDEDQKFTMQHYLQGD, from the coding sequence ATGACCATTTTGCGTGTAATTGATACGGAGACCACCAGCCTCGAGGGTGGTGTGTGTGAAATCGCCAGTGTCGACATTGTCGATGGCGTTATCTGCAACCCGATGAGCGACTACGTGAAGCCGCCGGAGCCAATCAGCATTGCTGCGATGGCGCTTCACCATATAACCGAAGCGGACGTGGCTGACTCACCGCCGATTGATGCTGTAATTGATCGCTATCTCGGCGCTGACGTCTATGTAGCGCACAACGCTAAATTCGACCGCAGCAAACTGCCGCAGATCACCGCGCCGTGGATCTGCACGATGAAGTTGTCCCGCAAGCTATGGCCGGAGCTGGAGAGCCACGGCAACCAGTTTATGCGCTACCACCTCGGCGTTAACGCCAACGTGCCGGAAGGCCTGCATGCCCACCGCGCCCTGTACGACTGCTACGTGACTGCGGCGGTGCTGATCGAGATTAACCGTCACGCCCGCTTCACCATTGCGCAGATGCGCGAAATCACCTCCCTGCCTTCCCTGCTGCACACAATGCGTTTCGGCAAGCACAAGGGCAAGACGTTCGAGGAAATTGGTGCTACCGACCGCGGCTATCTGAAATGGTGCCTGGCAAACATGGACCTCGACGAGGACCAGAAATTCACGATGCAGCATTACCTGCAGGGAGATTGA
- a CDS encoding ATP-binding protein, producing the protein MGIPVLILGDSGSGKSASMMNLNPEEGFLINPENKRLPFKSKGWKARDFAAKTGNVFHTDLAADLVMVINFARRTGKKYVVIDDFQYVMGNSFMRRRSEKTFEKFTEIGGGAWDVVKAAQQAEDDLIVYFLAHTEETAAGRIKMKTIGKMLDEKITVEGMFTIALRTQVTDGRYQFTTQSDGTDPVKSPIGLFESFQIDNDLNAVDTAIRDYYELN; encoded by the coding sequence ATGGGTATCCCGGTGCTTATCCTGGGGGATTCAGGCTCCGGTAAATCGGCCAGCATGATGAACCTGAATCCCGAAGAGGGGTTTCTCATTAACCCGGAAAATAAGCGACTGCCGTTTAAGTCGAAGGGCTGGAAGGCGCGCGACTTTGCAGCGAAAACAGGCAACGTTTTCCACACCGACCTCGCTGCGGACCTCGTTATGGTTATCAACTTTGCCCGCCGCACGGGTAAGAAATACGTGGTTATCGACGATTTTCAGTACGTTATGGGCAATTCGTTCATGCGGCGTCGCAGTGAGAAAACGTTCGAGAAATTCACGGAGATCGGTGGCGGTGCGTGGGATGTGGTTAAGGCCGCCCAGCAGGCAGAAGACGACCTGATCGTTTACTTCCTGGCTCACACGGAAGAAACCGCCGCCGGTCGCATCAAGATGAAAACCATCGGCAAGATGCTGGACGAGAAAATCACCGTTGAGGGCATGTTCACCATCGCCCTACGCACTCAGGTCACTGATGGGCGCTACCAGTTTACCACGCAGTCAGACGGCACCGACCCGGTTAAATCTCCGATCGGGCTGTTTGAGAGCTTCCAGATAGACAACGACCTGAACGCCGTCGACACGGCGATCCGGGACTACTACGAATTGAATTAA
- a CDS encoding ANR family transcriptional regulator produces MPLPNSSAQSAAQKERDGLFADAAHHWLQASRHATGNNITWYQLRAEFCAGMARRAAIKDQQQ; encoded by the coding sequence ATGCCACTGCCAAATAGCTCAGCACAATCAGCAGCGCAGAAAGAGCGCGACGGCCTTTTTGCTGATGCTGCTCATCACTGGTTGCAAGCCTCACGCCATGCAACTGGCAACAATATCACCTGGTACCAGCTGCGCGCAGAGTTCTGCGCTGGCATGGCCCGCCGCGCAGCAATTAAGGATCAGCAGCAATGA
- a CDS encoding HD family hydrolase — MTWINTLSGKHFSFTDTDAETISIEDIAGALSNLCRFTGHVQDFYSVAQHSMYVSRLVPPEMALEALLHDAAEAYCGDVSSPLKAFLPDYQVIKHRVDQFIRDKFNLAVAMSAQVKRADLIMLATERRDFDMDDGTPWLVLKGIECADFMIYPLTPRQARVQFLQRYNELKKTI, encoded by the coding sequence ATGACCTGGATTAACACCCTCTCCGGCAAGCACTTCAGCTTTACCGACACCGATGCGGAGACCATCAGCATCGAGGATATCGCCGGTGCGCTGTCGAATCTTTGCCGCTTTACCGGCCACGTGCAGGACTTCTACAGCGTGGCGCAGCATTCGATGTACGTCAGCCGCCTGGTGCCGCCAGAAATGGCGTTAGAGGCACTACTGCACGACGCAGCAGAGGCTTACTGCGGTGATGTAAGTTCACCACTGAAAGCGTTTCTACCTGACTATCAGGTGATTAAGCACCGTGTCGATCAGTTCATCCGGGACAAGTTCAATCTGGCAGTTGCAATGTCTGCGCAGGTTAAGCGTGCGGACCTGATTATGCTGGCTACCGAGCGCCGCGATTTCGATATGGATGACGGCACGCCGTGGCTGGTGCTTAAGGGCATCGAGTGCGCCGACTTCATGATCTACCCGCTTACGCCACGACAGGCGCGTGTCCAGTTTCTTCAGCGTTATAACGAACTGAAGAAAACCATTTAA
- a CDS encoding phage N-6-adenine-methyltransferase — MTEPVVNPYCAALDALRAQPTHKLKEIGDQWRSPDALWWGINAMFGPFVLDLFADASNAKCEVFYSAEDNALTQDWSARLAELRGAAYANPPYSRASQHDGQYITGMRHIMSHTLAMRELGGRYVFLIKAATGEVWWPEDADHVSFIRGRISFDLPGWYRPAPGEPNESSAGFGAAIAVFDKSWRGERFGYVSRDDLEVRGATFMRQIELAAFRLKPQTKQQNIPEIIPALPVPDTDNDVWPEEVKLIANQVERIYELPPVHYRKVMQHINTMLLERQPSNSILIAAQALTETFGEHA, encoded by the coding sequence ATGACAGAACCCGTGGTAAATCCCTACTGCGCGGCGCTGGATGCCCTGCGCGCTCAGCCCACGCACAAGCTCAAGGAAATCGGCGACCAGTGGCGCTCACCGGACGCTCTCTGGTGGGGTATCAACGCCATGTTCGGCCCGTTCGTGCTAGACCTGTTTGCCGACGCCAGCAACGCGAAGTGCGAGGTGTTCTACAGCGCCGAGGATAACGCACTAACCCAGGACTGGAGCGCTCGCCTGGCTGAGCTTCGCGGCGCTGCCTACGCAAACCCACCCTATTCCCGCGCCAGCCAGCACGACGGCCAGTACATCACCGGTATGCGGCACATCATGTCCCACACACTGGCGATGCGCGAGCTGGGCGGCCGGTACGTCTTCCTGATAAAAGCGGCGACCGGCGAAGTGTGGTGGCCGGAAGATGCGGATCACGTTTCGTTTATACGCGGCCGCATCAGCTTTGACCTGCCTGGGTGGTACCGCCCGGCGCCCGGAGAGCCGAACGAATCTTCCGCCGGGTTCGGCGCGGCGATCGCCGTATTCGATAAGTCATGGCGTGGTGAGCGGTTCGGCTATGTCAGCCGTGACGATCTGGAAGTGCGCGGCGCGACTTTTATGCGTCAAATTGAGCTGGCGGCGTTTCGCTTAAAACCACAAACCAAGCAACAAAATATTCCTGAAATTATTCCAGCTCTGCCGGTACCGGATACTGATAACGATGTATGGCCAGAAGAAGTAAAGCTCATCGCTAATCAGGTCGAGCGCATTTACGAACTCCCGCCAGTTCACTACCGGAAAGTAATGCAGCACATCAACACCATGCTGCTGGAGCGCCAACCCAGCAATTCAATCCTCATAGCCGCTCAGGCATTAACAGAAACCTTCGGAGAGCACGCATGA